TTAGATAATCCTAAGGCGCATCGACCCATATTTGGACTTGAAGTGTGACGGCGAATGTTGATCGCAAATTTCTACTTGAACGATCATTTTTCGCTGTCACACTAAGGATATTGATAACCACTTAAGCCCTGAGCCACCTTGACTGACCTACCTGATGACGTAGCACAACTCAAAGCCATGTTGCTGCAACTGCAAGCAAAAGAGCGTGCACAAGCAGAAGAAATTGCTGAGCTTAAAACGACAGTTCAGCTGCTGATTGAGCAACTCAACTTAAGTAAGTCCAAGCGCTTTTCATCACAAAGTGAAAAGGTCGCCAAGGGCACGTTTAACGAAGCTGAGCAGCAACATGCGTTGCCCAAAGTAAACAAGACCAAGGCTAAAACAGGCAGAAAACCTTTACCTGAAGCGCTTGAACGTGAAGTTTATCAGCACGAACTCAGCGCCCCTTGTTGTGAATGTTGCCAAACACCCCTTCATGAATGCGGAAAAGAAGTTAGTGAAGAGCTAAAAATCATTCCACAGAAAGTCAGCGTTATCCGTCATGAGCGTACCAAATACACGTGTCGTCAATGTGAAAAAACACAAGTCAGCAATAAAGTTATTACCGCCCCTAAGCCTGCGAGTATGTTGCCTAAAAGCATGGGCAGTGCTGAAACGTTTGCGGCAATCGTCACGGCTAAATATGTTGATGCATTACCGCTCTATCGCCAGGTTGATATTTTAAATCGCTCCGGTATTGAAATCAGCAGAGGCACACTCGCAAATTGGTGTGTACAACTAGGTGATAAAGTCCAAATTATCATCGATGCAATGAAAGCCAAACTCCTGAATGAAAACCTGATTTGTGCCGATGAAACAACGGTGCAAGTGCTTCGTGAAGAAGACAGAAAGGCCGAAACTAAATCGTACATGTGGGTTTATCGCAGTGGTGAATTTGCAGAAAACCCAGCTGTTATTTACGACTATCAACCGAGTCGTGCAGCTGCCTGTGTAAAGGATTTCTTAACGGGATACTCAGGCTACCTCCTGACAGATGGCTACAGTGCTTACAATACGCTTGAACAGGTCACTCAAGCTGCTTGTATGGCACATGCGAGAAGGAAATTTACCGATGCTCAAAAAGCATCGCCTTCAAAAAAAGCAGGTAAACCCGAAAAAGCGCTC
This region of Shewanella livingstonensis genomic DNA includes:
- the tnpC gene encoding IS66 family transposase, translating into MTDLPDDVAQLKAMLLQLQAKERAQAEEIAELKTTVQLLIEQLNLSKSKRFSSQSEKVAKGTFNEAEQQHALPKVNKTKAKTGRKPLPEALEREVYQHELSAPCCECCQTPLHECGKEVSEELKIIPQKVSVIRHERTKYTCRQCEKTQVSNKVITAPKPASMLPKSMGSAETFAAIVTAKYVDALPLYRQVDILNRSGIEISRGTLANWCVQLGDKVQIIIDAMKAKLLNENLICADETTVQVLREEDRKAETKSYMWVYRSGEFAENPAVIYDYQPSRAAACVKDFLTGYSGYLLTDGYSAYNTLEQVTQAACMAHARRKFTDAQKASPSKKAGKPEKALSYIAKLYGIEKQAKNLTSQARQQLRKQQAEPILNEFYAWLNSQHVLPKGALGKAISYTLNQWPKLRTYLEDGDISIDNNVTERDIRPFTTGRKNWMFSTSVGGAKASANLYSLVMTCRANDLNPYYYFRHLFTELPKRAPLDDMSDLLPWNVDLGEAE